From Pelosinus fermentans DSM 17108, the proteins below share one genomic window:
- a CDS encoding lipoate--protein ligase family protein, which yields MVWRVLDTGINDAALNMAIDEAILLAHSTGDVPPTLRFYGWKPAAVSLGYFQKAKSEIDLEQCDTLGIDVVRRLTGGRAVLHETELTYSIVVKEDDPLIPQTISASYRYFSNGILAGLEKMGIRAQMSMPRGAYGKVREKNQHSSAACFDAPSHYEITYEGRKLVGSAQVRKHGVILQHGSILLQFSAEKLAAVLKVSSSQRRQFMIGMLSSGVTSIDQIRGCHTTWEETRDAVMAEFGPKIGVDTQRGCLTQKEVETSNMLTESKYSQSQWNLLR from the coding sequence ATGGTCTGGCGTGTTCTTGACACTGGCATAAATGATGCTGCCTTGAATATGGCAATCGATGAAGCAATTCTGTTGGCTCATAGCACGGGAGATGTTCCTCCTACCCTCCGGTTTTACGGCTGGAAGCCAGCTGCAGTAAGTTTGGGATATTTTCAAAAAGCAAAATCCGAGATTGATCTGGAACAATGCGATACATTGGGCATTGATGTAGTGAGAAGATTGACGGGAGGTCGGGCAGTATTGCACGAAACGGAATTGACCTACAGTATTGTCGTCAAAGAAGATGATCCTCTCATACCCCAAACCATATCGGCATCATATCGGTATTTTAGTAATGGAATTCTTGCCGGCTTGGAAAAGATGGGGATCAGAGCGCAGATGAGTATGCCACGCGGGGCATATGGTAAGGTAAGAGAAAAGAATCAACATTCATCTGCCGCATGTTTTGATGCTCCATCCCATTATGAAATTACTTATGAGGGACGCAAGCTGGTTGGCAGTGCCCAAGTTCGTAAGCATGGCGTTATACTTCAGCATGGATCAATTTTGTTACAGTTCTCTGCTGAAAAACTTGCCGCTGTATTGAAGGTTTCTTCCTCCCAGAGACGACAATTCATGATTGGCATGCTGTCTAGCGGCGTGACATCGATTGATCAAATTCGAGGGTGTCATACAACATGGGAGGAGACGCGTGATGCTGTAATGGCTGAATTTGGTCCGAAGATCGGTGTTGATACCCAAAGAGGATGCCTGACCCAAAAAGAAGTAGAAACCAGCAATATGCTCACAGAATCCAAATATAGTCAATCCCAATGGAATTTACTGCGTTAA